One window from the genome of Desulforamulus ruminis DSM 2154 encodes:
- the dxs gene encoding 1-deoxy-D-xylulose-5-phosphate synthase has protein sequence MTSILKTIYSPQDLQNLKIPQLQILAQEIREKIVETVAVTGGHLAPNLGVVELTLALHRVFNTSVDRIIWDVGHQSYVHKLLTGRQSQFGTLRQYGGISGFPRPDESVHDAFGTGHSSTSISAALGMALARDLKGEEYSVVAVIGDGSMTGGMAFEALNHAGHLQKNLIVVLNDNEMSIAPNVGALSGYLSRLRTDPKYYRSKDEIADLLHKIPHGAKLLKVVDRLKDGLKYLVVPGMFFEELGFTYLGPVDGHDLKAVMTLLQQAKSANGPVLVHVLTQKGRGYKPAESNPDRFHGVGPFDVETGNIKKAEGGPPSYTEVFGKTLVKLARDNEKIVGITAAMPGGTGLNLFAKEYPARYFDVGIAEQHAITMAAGLAASGYRPVTAIYSTFMQRAYDQVLHDVCLQNLPVTFALDRAGLVGDDGPTHHGVFDLSFLRNIPNLVIVAPKDENELQHALHTAILHPGPMAVRYPRGAGTGIELDRELKALPLGKGEVLRKGEDVLLLAVGNLVEEALKAADALAAEGVRAAVVNPRFIKPLDRELILTYARLTRNVVTIEEHVLMGGFGSAVLELLESAGLADCKVKRLGIPDSFVEHGKPGILKANLGLNAEEIVKTVLNRSSGVKKEFKFKALRR, from the coding sequence TTGACGTCGATATTGAAAACCATCTATAGTCCCCAGGATTTGCAAAATTTAAAAATTCCGCAGTTACAAATCCTGGCGCAGGAAATCCGGGAAAAAATTGTGGAAACGGTGGCGGTGACCGGGGGGCACCTGGCTCCCAATCTGGGGGTGGTGGAACTAACCCTGGCTCTGCACAGAGTTTTCAACACTTCTGTTGACCGGATCATCTGGGATGTGGGTCATCAGAGCTATGTTCACAAATTGCTTACCGGCCGGCAGTCCCAGTTTGGCACCCTGCGCCAGTACGGAGGAATCAGTGGGTTTCCCCGGCCCGATGAGAGCGTTCATGACGCTTTTGGCACCGGCCACAGCAGCACCTCCATTTCCGCGGCCCTGGGGATGGCCCTGGCCAGAGATTTAAAAGGTGAAGAATACTCCGTGGTGGCGGTGATCGGGGACGGCTCCATGACCGGGGGCATGGCCTTTGAGGCGTTAAATCATGCCGGGCACCTGCAGAAGAATTTAATTGTGGTGCTAAATGATAATGAAATGTCCATTGCACCCAACGTGGGAGCCCTGTCCGGTTATTTAAGCCGCCTCCGCACCGACCCCAAGTACTATCGCAGCAAGGATGAAATCGCCGACCTTTTACACAAAATCCCTCACGGCGCTAAACTATTGAAAGTGGTGGACCGGTTAAAGGATGGTTTGAAATATTTGGTTGTCCCGGGAATGTTCTTTGAGGAATTGGGTTTTACTTATTTGGGACCGGTGGACGGACATGACCTCAAGGCGGTCATGACCCTGCTGCAGCAGGCCAAATCGGCCAATGGGCCGGTGTTGGTCCATGTGCTGACTCAAAAGGGCAGGGGATATAAACCGGCGGAAAGCAATCCGGATCGCTTCCATGGAGTGGGACCTTTTGACGTGGAAACCGGCAACATTAAAAAGGCGGAAGGCGGGCCGCCCAGCTATACGGAGGTTTTTGGCAAAACCCTGGTAAAACTGGCCCGGGACAATGAAAAAATTGTCGGCATTACTGCCGCCATGCCCGGCGGTACCGGTTTAAACCTGTTTGCCAAAGAATACCCTGCCCGGTATTTTGATGTGGGGATTGCCGAACAGCATGCCATTACCATGGCCGCGGGCCTGGCGGCAAGCGGTTACAGACCGGTAACCGCCATCTATTCCACCTTTATGCAGCGGGCCTACGATCAGGTGCTCCATGATGTCTGCCTGCAGAACCTGCCGGTAACCTTTGCCTTAGACCGGGCGGGGCTGGTTGGTGACGACGGGCCTACGCACCACGGGGTATTCGATCTTTCCTTTTTAAGAAACATACCCAATCTGGTTATTGTGGCGCCTAAGGATGAAAATGAACTGCAGCACGCTTTGCATACCGCCATTCTGCACCCGGGGCCCATGGCTGTGCGTTATCCCCGGGGAGCCGGTACAGGGATTGAACTGGACCGGGAATTAAAAGCCCTGCCCCTGGGTAAGGGAGAGGTCTTGCGGAAAGGCGAAGACGTACTGCTGCTGGCGGTGGGCAACCTGGTAGAAGAAGCCCTGAAGGCTGCGGATGCGCTGGCAGCCGAAGGGGTACGGGCGGCGGTGGTCAATCCCCGCTTTATCAAGCCCCTAGACCGGGAATTGATTTTGACTTATGCCCGGTTAACCCGGAATGTTGTTACCATTGAAGAACATGTATTAATGGGCGGTTTTGGCAGCGCCGTCCTGGAGTTGCTTGAATCGGCCGGCCTTGCCGACTGTAAGGTAAAACGGCTGGGAATTCCCGACAGTTTCGTGGAGCATGGCAAACCCGGTATTTTAAAAGCAAATCTGGGCTTAAACGCAGAAGAAATTGTCAAAACCGTACTCAACCGGAGTTCCGGTGTTAAAAAAGAGTTTAAATTTAAAGCTCTTCGGCGGTAA
- the spo0A gene encoding sporulation transcription factor Spo0A: protein MIRKAIKVLIADDNREFCELLKEFINQQEDFMLAGIANNGLEALEIIQQQAPDVVVLDIIMPHLDGIGVLEKISSGVVNHKPKVIMLTAFGQESITQRAVELGADYYILKPFDFSVLATRIRQLAEGVAVTQYISTSKPRNLDVAVTNIIHEMGVPAHIKGYHYLREAILSVINEVNLLGAVTKELYPLIAQKYQTTPSRVERAIRHAIELAWDRGNIEMMTKFFGYTINLERGKPTNSEFIAMVADKLRIEAKVS, encoded by the coding sequence ATGATTAGAAAGGCTATTAAGGTATTAATTGCAGATGATAACAGAGAATTCTGTGAGTTGTTGAAAGAATTTATTAATCAACAGGAGGATTTCATGTTGGCCGGCATTGCCAACAATGGCTTAGAAGCCTTGGAAATTATCCAGCAACAAGCTCCCGATGTAGTGGTTCTTGATATCATCATGCCGCATTTGGACGGAATCGGCGTATTGGAAAAGATTTCATCCGGCGTGGTTAATCATAAGCCAAAGGTGATTATGTTGACTGCTTTTGGTCAGGAAAGTATTACACAAAGAGCGGTGGAACTAGGCGCCGATTATTATATTCTTAAACCCTTTGATTTTTCCGTATTGGCAACACGCATCCGGCAGTTGGCGGAGGGGGTTGCCGTAACGCAATACATTTCTACCAGCAAACCCAGGAATCTCGATGTGGCCGTCACCAACATTATTCACGAGATGGGCGTACCCGCTCATATTAAAGGTTATCATTACCTGAGGGAAGCCATTTTATCTGTGATTAATGAAGTCAATCTTTTGGGAGCTGTAACCAAGGAACTTTATCCTCTCATTGCCCAGAAATACCAAACCACACCCAGTCGTGTGGAAAGAGCCATTCGGCACGCCATTGAACTGGCCTGGGACAGAGGAAACATTGAAATGATGACTAAATTTTTCGGTTACACCATTAATCTGGAACGGGGCAAACCTACGAATAGTGAATTTATCGCCATGGTTGCCGATAAATTGCGCATTGAGGCTAAGGTAAGCTAA
- a CDS encoding DUF1003 domain-containing protein, whose protein sequence is MFSKGKHTRDINFQKINQRIEHIVDNYENQIIKHINSEYQTQTKWSDRLADKIAAFGGSWGFILFFAVFLIVWMTWNMLSFTTHFDDPPFILLNLILSFVASFQAPIILMSQNRQSARDKHEAVIDFAINFKAEQEIDDIHRDLHEVENKIEDIRKMLLKLEKNNETNK, encoded by the coding sequence ATGTTTTCTAAAGGTAAACATACCCGGGACATCAATTTTCAGAAAATTAACCAAAGAATTGAACACATTGTAGATAATTATGAGAATCAAATTATTAAGCATATTAATAGTGAATACCAAACTCAAACCAAATGGTCTGATCGTTTAGCCGATAAAATTGCTGCTTTTGGTGGTAGCTGGGGCTTTATTCTCTTTTTTGCTGTTTTTTTAATTGTATGGATGACTTGGAACATGCTTAGTTTCACCACACATTTTGATGACCCGCCGTTTATTCTCCTGAACCTAATTCTTTCATTTGTTGCTTCTTTTCAAGCACCGATCATTTTAATGAGCCAAAATCGTCAATCAGCCAGGGATAAACACGAAGCGGTTATTGATTTTGCCATTAACTTCAAAGCTGAGCAAGAAATTGATGATATTCACAGGGATCTTCATGAGGTAGAAAATAAAATTGAGGATATTAGAAAAATGCTTTTAAAATTGGAAAAGAATAATGAAACGAATAAATAA
- the recN gene encoding DNA repair protein RecN, with protein sequence MLQSLYIRNFALLDDVEVHFSSGLNIVTGETGAGKSMLIDALQVALGSRASADFIRSGREKATIQAAFDLSGLPWMTTRMEELGLDLDEDQLLMLSRDISQNGKNHCRVNGRLVSLSVYREVGSGLVDMLGQHEQQTLLNQDRHRGLLDRLGGQELLGQAQEVKEIYTRWREASRELKELQGNAREMARRLDMLQFQVAEIEKAELMEEEEEELLNERLLLVNAEKISRLAGEAYESLYGGEAGDTPAVESVGKAIALLRELQALDPKLEGLLGNLETALYQIEDASREISSYREQAEYNPERLDQIEHRLSLIKQLKYKYGSCIREILDFKESAGAEIERLSGHKERTGDLKAVIESLEQEWRQAASRLTKLRRKAAQQLAENVGRELKHLEMGGVEFKVGITEMADLSLHGGEEIEFLIAPNRGEPFRALQKIASGGELSRMMLALKVLLAGVDEVPTLIFDEVDTGVGGKALQAIGEKLAQIARGRQVICVTHAPQVACFADNHYLIRKEIVNGHTQTFVEALEQEQRVEELARMLAGREITEVVKNHAQQMLNISANFKK encoded by the coding sequence GTGCTCCAGTCACTGTATATCAGGAACTTTGCCCTGCTGGATGATGTGGAGGTTCATTTCTCTTCGGGTCTAAACATTGTCACCGGTGAGACCGGAGCCGGCAAATCCATGCTCATTGATGCCCTGCAGGTAGCCTTAGGCAGCCGGGCTTCGGCGGATTTTATCCGCTCGGGACGGGAAAAAGCCACCATTCAGGCCGCCTTTGACCTTTCCGGGCTGCCCTGGATGACAACCCGTATGGAGGAGCTTGGCTTAGATCTCGATGAAGACCAGCTTCTGATGCTTTCCCGGGATATCAGCCAAAACGGAAAAAATCACTGCCGGGTAAACGGGCGGCTGGTCAGCCTCAGTGTATACCGTGAAGTGGGTTCAGGGCTTGTGGATATGCTGGGCCAGCATGAGCAGCAGACACTGTTGAATCAGGATCGCCATCGTGGGCTGCTGGACCGGCTGGGTGGCCAGGAACTCCTGGGTCAGGCTCAGGAGGTCAAGGAGATTTATACCCGGTGGCGGGAGGCTTCCCGTGAACTAAAGGAACTGCAGGGGAATGCCAGGGAAATGGCCCGGCGTTTGGATATGCTGCAGTTCCAGGTAGCGGAAATTGAAAAGGCGGAATTGATGGAGGAAGAGGAAGAGGAGCTGTTAAACGAAAGGCTCCTCCTGGTCAATGCCGAAAAGATTTCGCGCCTGGCCGGCGAGGCTTATGAATCCCTTTATGGCGGGGAAGCAGGGGATACTCCGGCAGTGGAGTCGGTAGGGAAGGCCATTGCCCTGCTCCGGGAACTGCAGGCCCTTGATCCAAAGCTGGAGGGATTGCTGGGAAACCTGGAAACCGCCCTTTACCAGATTGAAGATGCCTCCAGGGAGATCTCCTCCTACCGGGAGCAGGCCGAATACAACCCGGAAAGACTGGATCAAATCGAGCACCGTCTTTCGTTAATCAAACAATTAAAATACAAGTATGGTTCCTGTATCCGGGAAATCCTGGATTTTAAAGAAAGCGCCGGGGCGGAAATTGAGCGGCTGTCCGGTCATAAGGAAAGAACCGGCGATTTAAAAGCAGTCATAGAGTCCCTGGAGCAGGAATGGCGGCAGGCGGCGTCCCGGCTGACCAAGCTTCGCAGGAAAGCCGCCCAACAGTTGGCGGAGAACGTGGGCAGAGAACTGAAGCATTTAGAGATGGGCGGAGTGGAGTTCAAGGTAGGCATCACCGAAATGGCAGATTTGTCCCTGCACGGCGGGGAAGAAATTGAATTCCTCATTGCTCCCAACCGCGGAGAGCCTTTCCGGGCGTTGCAAAAGATTGCTTCCGGCGGCGAACTGTCCAGGATGATGCTGGCTTTAAAAGTGCTTTTAGCCGGGGTGGACGAAGTTCCCACGTTGATTTTTGATGAAGTGGATACCGGTGTGGGCGGGAAAGCCTTACAGGCCATTGGCGAAAAGTTAGCCCAGATTGCCCGGGGACGCCAGGTTATCTGCGTAACCCATGCGCCCCAGGTAGCCTGTTTTGCCGATAATCATTATTTAATCCGTAAAGAGATTGTGAACGGTCATACGCAAACCTTTGTGGAAGCTCTGGAACAAGAGCAGCGGGTGGAAGAATTGGCCCGCATGCTGGCTGGACGGGAAATTACCGAGGTTGTCAAAAACCATGCGCAACAAATGTTAAATATCTCGGCCAATTTTAAAAAATAA
- a CDS encoding tRNA (mnm(5)s(2)U34)-methyltransferase produces the protein MASINWFAAAKLGHYFIEEVLRPGDAALDGTMGNGHDTLALARLVGPGGKVTAFDIQSQALENTQTRLNAAGVWDDRIRLVLDGHQHIKKYVTSPIRAAIFNLGYLPGGDHGMITRTETTLQALEQALDLLVPGGRLVVVVYPGHCGGDQEKEAVEQKMSGLAAQQFRVIKVNLLNRPATAPGVIMIEKAVAKREGTAPE, from the coding sequence GTGGCATCGATTAACTGGTTTGCGGCGGCTAAACTGGGGCATTACTTTATTGAAGAAGTATTGAGACCCGGGGATGCGGCGCTGGACGGTACCATGGGCAATGGCCATGATACCCTGGCGCTGGCGCGGTTAGTGGGCCCCGGGGGCAAAGTCACGGCCTTTGATATCCAAAGTCAGGCTTTGGAAAACACCCAAACCAGGCTGAATGCCGCAGGGGTTTGGGATGATCGGATCCGTCTGGTGCTGGATGGACACCAGCATATTAAAAAATACGTTACCTCTCCCATCCGGGCCGCTATTTTTAATTTAGGTTATCTTCCGGGGGGAGACCACGGGATGATTACCCGTACAGAGACAACCCTGCAGGCCTTGGAGCAGGCCCTGGACCTGCTGGTTCCCGGAGGACGCCTGGTAGTGGTTGTCTACCCGGGCCATTGCGGCGGGGACCAGGAAAAAGAAGCGGTGGAACAAAAGATGTCCGGGCTGGCGGCACAACAATTTCGGGTTATTAAGGTGAATTTGCTCAACCGGCCTGCCACAGCGCCGGGGGTAATCATGATAGAAAAGGCGGTGGCGAAGCGTGAAGGCACAGCGCCAGAATAA
- a CDS encoding NAD(+)/NADH kinase, translating to MNTIGLVVNSNKGNIAGILMDLIAWLKNQKINVLLNLETAALLGCPGEGMATRELAQMCDCIMVWGGDGTLLNCARQTASSGTPIFGVNLGRLGFLTEIDMPDLTEKMQALIAGQYTVEERMMLEAVVMREGQRVDCSIGLNDAVVAKGSFSRMVRLNIRVNEELVGGFAADGVIVASPTGSTAYSLSAGGPIISPDVHVLLITPICPHSLSNRPIVISPDSEVEIEVLPCVGDVRLTMDGQYGFSLQNHDRVLIKKAPVKARFVKIKKTSFYSVLREKLKEWQRGID from the coding sequence TTGAACACCATCGGTCTGGTGGTCAACAGCAATAAAGGCAACATTGCAGGAATTTTGATGGATCTTATTGCTTGGCTAAAAAATCAAAAAATTAATGTATTACTTAATTTAGAAACCGCTGCCTTGCTGGGATGCCCCGGCGAAGGAATGGCCACCCGGGAGTTAGCCCAAATGTGCGACTGTATTATGGTTTGGGGTGGAGATGGCACATTGCTGAATTGTGCCCGGCAAACGGCCTCATCCGGAACGCCCATATTTGGGGTGAATCTCGGCAGGCTGGGATTCTTAACGGAGATTGATATGCCGGATCTTACGGAGAAAATGCAGGCTTTAATTGCCGGACAATATACCGTTGAAGAAAGAATGATGCTGGAAGCCGTGGTTATGCGGGAGGGGCAAAGGGTTGACTGCTCCATAGGTCTAAACGATGCGGTGGTAGCCAAAGGTTCCTTTTCCAGAATGGTGCGCTTAAATATCCGGGTCAACGAGGAATTGGTGGGCGGTTTTGCCGCCGACGGGGTGATCGTGGCCAGTCCCACCGGTTCAACGGCCTACTCCTTATCGGCGGGAGGGCCGATCATTTCACCGGATGTGCACGTCTTGTTGATCACGCCCATTTGCCCTCACTCCCTGTCCAATCGTCCCATTGTCATTTCTCCGGACAGTGAAGTGGAAATAGAAGTGCTGCCTTGTGTGGGGGACGTCCGGTTAACCATGGACGGGCAGTACGGCTTCTCCCTGCAAAACCATGACCGTGTCTTAATTAAAAAGGCTCCGGTAAAAGCAAGGTTTGTTAAAATTAAAAAGACCAGTTTTTATTCGGTGTTGAGAGAAAAATTGAAGGAGTGGCAGCGTGGCATCGATTAA
- a CDS encoding TlyA family RNA methyltransferase, whose translation MAITKERLDVYLVNNNFFSSREKARAAVMAGLVFLDGQRVDKPGHPVKPGTKIEIQGNPLPYVSRGGLKLEKALQAFQINLQDRVVLDIGASTGGFTDCALQNGAKRVYAVDVGYGQLAWKLRSDPRVVSLERTNIRYLEPEALEERPDFVTVDVSFISLALVLPRVAMLTLPVTEGIALIKPQFEAGKERVGKKGVVREPEVHRDVIEKVIGVVDHLGWQVGGLDFSPVRGPEGNIEYLLYFLKGHSPQELITDCDEVVARAHRELS comes from the coding sequence TTGGCCATAACCAAAGAACGTTTGGATGTATATCTGGTGAATAACAACTTTTTTAGCAGCCGGGAAAAGGCCCGGGCCGCCGTGATGGCGGGACTGGTTTTTCTTGACGGGCAGAGGGTGGACAAACCCGGCCACCCGGTTAAACCCGGAACCAAGATTGAGATACAGGGAAATCCCCTGCCTTACGTAAGCCGGGGAGGGCTGAAACTGGAGAAGGCCCTTCAAGCCTTTCAAATCAATCTGCAAGACCGGGTGGTGTTGGATATTGGCGCTTCCACCGGCGGATTTACCGATTGCGCGCTGCAAAACGGAGCGAAACGGGTGTATGCCGTGGACGTTGGCTACGGACAGTTGGCCTGGAAGCTTCGTTCCGATCCCCGGGTGGTTTCCTTGGAACGCACCAACATTCGCTATTTAGAACCGGAAGCATTGGAAGAAAGACCGGATTTTGTCACAGTGGATGTTTCCTTTATTTCCCTGGCCCTGGTTCTGCCCCGGGTGGCCATGCTTACCCTTCCGGTGACCGAGGGCATCGCTCTCATCAAGCCGCAATTTGAAGCAGGCAAGGAAAGAGTGGGCAAGAAGGGGGTTGTCCGGGAACCGGAGGTACACCGGGACGTCATTGAAAAGGTGATTGGCGTGGTAGACCATCTGGGGTGGCAGGTGGGGGGACTGGATTTTTCACCGGTGCGGGGACCCGAAGGAAATATTGAATACCTTCTTTATTTCCTAAAAGGCCATTCTCCCCAAGAACTTATAACGGATTGTGATGAGGTGGTAGCCAGAGCGCACCGGGAGCTTAGCTAG
- the spoIVB gene encoding SpoIVB peptidase: MDYRKHKTPALFAAILFLGLCFQLPFQTLVNMPAHQRVVVGQPLNLNFSVPKALAQNFQFNIEGLKPPSFHLGQTAPVASTPGELEVQVKLFGFIPLRNMVLSVVPEIRVIPGGQAIGIMLESEGVMVVGRSAIFDEKGIEHNPAKEAGVQLGDTLLKVDGQKVENEMQVRNLINKIGGTGKPIPMEFKDKVKGQIYKVNIKPIFCSETKRYRVGLFVRDSTAGVGTMTFFHPESKSYGALGHVISDIDTGQPIDLAKGKIVGASIQGIRMGKRGHPGEKIGMFMGQSDISGIITRNTNCGIFGKVAEIPQNLYSKESIPVALAQEVAEGPAEIYTVLQGGKIEKFTIEILQVNSQAKADGKGIVLKITDSRLLAKTGGIIQGMSGSPIIQKGKLVGAVTHVFVNDPQRGYGVLAEWMLYDSGVLNKHVGERKMQEFDARANIAC, translated from the coding sequence TTGGACTACCGGAAACACAAGACGCCGGCATTGTTTGCGGCGATATTGTTCTTGGGCCTCTGTTTTCAGCTCCCGTTTCAAACACTGGTAAATATGCCGGCTCACCAACGTGTGGTGGTGGGTCAACCTTTAAATTTAAATTTTAGTGTTCCCAAAGCGCTGGCACAAAATTTTCAATTTAATATAGAAGGGCTGAAACCACCCTCTTTTCACCTGGGGCAAACAGCGCCGGTAGCGTCCACTCCCGGTGAACTGGAAGTTCAGGTAAAATTATTCGGGTTCATTCCCCTTAGAAACATGGTACTTAGTGTCGTTCCGGAAATTAGAGTTATTCCGGGAGGTCAGGCCATTGGGATTATGCTGGAGTCCGAGGGTGTCATGGTGGTAGGACGATCAGCCATATTCGATGAAAAGGGTATTGAACATAATCCGGCCAAGGAAGCGGGTGTGCAATTAGGCGATACCCTGCTTAAAGTGGATGGACAAAAGGTAGAGAATGAAATGCAGGTGCGTAATCTTATCAACAAAATTGGCGGTACCGGTAAACCCATTCCCATGGAATTTAAAGATAAAGTCAAAGGACAAATCTATAAAGTAAATATCAAGCCCATATTTTGTTCAGAGACCAAACGCTACCGGGTGGGACTTTTTGTCCGGGACAGCACTGCCGGAGTAGGCACCATGACCTTTTTCCATCCGGAAAGTAAGTCCTATGGCGCTTTGGGCCATGTCATCAGTGATATTGATACCGGGCAGCCCATTGATCTGGCCAAAGGAAAAATTGTGGGCGCTTCGATCCAGGGAATACGCATGGGCAAAAGAGGCCATCCCGGTGAAAAAATCGGTATGTTTATGGGTCAAAGCGACATCTCCGGCATTATTACCAGAAATACCAATTGCGGAATTTTTGGCAAAGTGGCAGAAATCCCCCAAAATCTTTACTCTAAAGAAAGTATTCCGGTGGCCTTAGCTCAAGAGGTAGCCGAGGGTCCTGCGGAAATTTATACAGTACTACAGGGGGGCAAAATAGAAAAATTTACCATTGAAATCCTTCAGGTCAATTCTCAGGCCAAGGCGGACGGCAAAGGAATTGTTCTCAAAATAACCGATTCCCGTCTTTTGGCGAAAACCGGAGGGATTATTCAGGGGATGTCCGGAAGCCCCATTATTCAAAAAGGCAAGCTGGTGGGAGCCGTTACCCACGTGTTTGTCAATGACCCGCAACGGGGCTATGGTGTTCTGGCGGAATGGATGTTATACGATTCCGGGGTGCTAAATAAACATGTTGGTGAAAGAAAAATGCAAGAATTTGACGCTAGAGCAAACATAGCCTGTTAA
- a CDS encoding methyl-accepting chemotaxis protein: MFKLVSGESVRNTNTVISNLKAKTNFTSALLNFALAHSELSAFRTNLILQGVVQKAGDVAATSQETAATSQQVSASIQEINARTTEIKADSLDNVSKLNELSVQKEDLTNTLDSMVKDATELKEQINKINFINDNVSDIAEMTNLLALNAAIEAARAGENGRGFSVVADEVRKLAGQTQEAVKKVKFISEEMNQKAVTTEKSVLAVSKIFNQYLADSNWVAQKMTKSMNEIEQSANAVDQISTAMNQQAVATENLARISNTLVNIIDFGDAITQDIHHLQNTLRTHFNQLEEDQCILSILAGRLNDHANFIRKSLMAAGKGEKLTSHKECAFGQWYHASYYQYKDIREFIEIDDPHKRVHDAAQALSNDCTIENAEQVVKASAEILEKFILLGSKIA; this comes from the coding sequence ATGTTTAAGTTGGTGTCTGGGGAAAGCGTAAGGAATACAAACACGGTAATTAGTAACCTTAAAGCGAAAACTAATTTTACTTCAGCCCTGTTAAATTTTGCCTTAGCCCATTCGGAATTGTCGGCTTTTAGAACCAATCTTATTTTACAGGGGGTAGTGCAAAAGGCCGGTGATGTTGCGGCAACCAGTCAGGAGACCGCCGCAACCAGCCAGCAGGTATCGGCATCCATCCAGGAGATTAATGCCAGGACCACGGAGATTAAGGCGGATTCCCTGGATAACGTAAGCAAACTAAATGAACTGTCAGTTCAAAAGGAAGATCTAACCAATACTTTGGATTCAATGGTTAAAGACGCCACAGAATTAAAGGAACAAATTAACAAAATTAATTTTATCAATGATAATGTATCCGACATTGCCGAGATGACCAATCTTCTGGCCTTAAATGCCGCCATAGAAGCTGCCAGGGCCGGGGAAAACGGCAGGGGTTTTTCGGTAGTTGCCGACGAAGTTAGGAAACTGGCCGGTCAAACCCAGGAAGCGGTTAAAAAAGTAAAATTTATTTCCGAAGAAATGAATCAGAAAGCCGTTACCACGGAGAAATCGGTACTGGCAGTATCGAAAATATTTAATCAATATCTTGCCGACTCAAACTGGGTGGCCCAAAAAATGACCAAAAGCATGAATGAAATTGAACAATCGGCCAATGCCGTTGACCAAATCTCAACAGCCATGAATCAGCAGGCCGTGGCCACCGAAAATTTAGCTAGAATTTCCAACACACTGGTTAACATTATAGATTTTGGAGATGCCATTACTCAGGATATTCATCATTTACAAAATACCCTGCGTACGCACTTTAATCAGTTGGAAGAAGACCAGTGCATTCTTAGCATACTGGCCGGACGTTTAAATGATCATGCTAATTTTATAAGAAAGTCTTTAATGGCCGCAGGGAAAGGAGAGAAATTAACAAGCCATAAAGAATGTGCCTTTGGTCAATGGTATCATGCCAGCTACTATCAATATAAAGATATACGGGAATTTATAGAGATTGATGATCCGCATAAACGGGTTCACGACGCGGCTCAGGCTTTATCCAATGATTGTACCATTGAAAACGCGGAACAGGTTGTGAAAGCATCCGCAGAAATATTGGAGAAGTTCATTTTATTAGGGTCTAAAATTGCTTAA
- the argR gene encoding arginine repressor: MKAQRQNKILELVRDRRVETQEELAAALRSEGFEVTQATVSRDIKELSLIKIPGENNTSYYASPDQPVMRRGNDDRLKRLIRRSLSDINSSENLIIIKTPPGEAQGMASAIDHTHWPEIIGTVAGDDTILIIIKPKEATPGIVQRFQDLARG; the protein is encoded by the coding sequence GTGAAGGCACAGCGCCAGAATAAAATTCTGGAACTGGTTCGTGACAGAAGAGTTGAAACCCAGGAGGAACTTGCTGCGGCTCTCCGGTCCGAGGGGTTTGAGGTGACTCAGGCCACGGTATCCCGGGATATCAAGGAATTAAGCCTAATCAAGATTCCCGGGGAAAACAATACCTCTTATTATGCTTCCCCGGATCAACCGGTCATGCGACGGGGAAACGACGACCGGCTTAAAAGGCTGATTCGACGATCCCTCAGTGACATTAACTCCAGTGAAAACCTAATCATTATTAAAACACCTCCCGGGGAAGCTCAGGGTATGGCGTCCGCCATTGACCACACCCATTGGCCGGAAATTATCGGCACGGTGGCAGGGGACGATACCATTTTAATTATTATTAAGCCCAAGGAAGCCACCCCGGGCATTGTACAGCGGTTCCAGGACTTAGCAAGGGGGTAG